From Stenotrophomonas maltophilia, a single genomic window includes:
- a CDS encoding YfhL family 4Fe-4S dicluster ferredoxin — protein sequence MSLKINELCVNCDVCEPACPNQAIAMGETIYVIDPARCTECVGHFDEPQCVVVCPVECIDPDPEIVETEDQLLAKLRQLQHDHPELYAEPPSE from the coding sequence ATGTCGCTGAAAATCAACGAGCTCTGCGTCAACTGCGACGTATGCGAGCCGGCCTGCCCGAACCAGGCCATTGCGATGGGTGAAACCATCTACGTGATCGACCCTGCGCGCTGCACCGAATGCGTGGGTCATTTCGACGAGCCACAGTGCGTGGTCGTCTGCCCGGTCGAATGCATCGATCCGGACCCGGAGATCGTGGAAACGGAAGACCAGCTGCTGGCCAAGCTGCGCCAGCTGCAGCACGATCACCCCGAACTCTATGCGGAGCCCCCATCCGAATGA